A single region of the Plantactinospora soyae genome encodes:
- a CDS encoding type 1 glutamine amidotransferase translates to MTTETGSETGTESATATAIALVIENDPTDDARRLGEWLTEAGLELRVLRPHAGESLPEDLTGYDALVVLGGYQQPYPAPDGSPGAPWFPALEGLLRKAVRYRVPTLAICLGAQLLATAHAGTVQRSEAGPEVGPTVVGKRDAADGDPLFKYVPMIPDVLQWHVDEITELPHGATLLAASTRYPHQAFRLGDRAWGLQFHIECDTDMIADWARDSAVLAELDYDPELVVAACAEVLPDVEEVWQPFAARFAALAQGRLPDAEPRRTLPLLGH, encoded by the coding sequence GTGACAACCGAGACCGGCAGCGAGACCGGAACCGAGAGTGCGACCGCGACCGCGATCGCGCTGGTGATCGAGAACGACCCGACGGACGACGCCCGCCGGCTGGGGGAGTGGCTCACCGAGGCCGGCCTCGAACTGCGGGTGCTCCGGCCGCACGCCGGGGAGAGCCTTCCCGAGGACCTGACCGGGTACGACGCGCTGGTGGTGCTCGGCGGCTACCAGCAGCCCTACCCGGCGCCCGACGGCTCTCCCGGTGCACCCTGGTTCCCGGCCCTGGAGGGTCTGCTCCGCAAGGCGGTCCGGTACCGGGTGCCCACCCTGGCGATCTGTCTCGGCGCACAGCTCCTGGCCACCGCGCATGCCGGTACGGTGCAGCGGAGCGAGGCCGGGCCGGAGGTCGGGCCGACCGTGGTCGGTAAGCGGGACGCGGCCGACGGCGATCCGCTGTTCAAGTATGTGCCGATGATCCCCGACGTGCTCCAGTGGCACGTCGACGAGATCACCGAACTGCCGCACGGCGCGACCCTGCTGGCCGCCTCGACCCGCTATCCGCACCAGGCGTTCCGGCTCGGCGACCGGGCCTGGGGACTCCAGTTTCACATCGAGTGCGACACGGACATGATCGCCGACTGGGCGCGCGACTCGGCGGTGCTGGCCGAGCTGGACTACGACCCCGAGCTGGTGGTGGCCGCCTGCGCCGAGGTGCTGCCGGACGTCGAGGAGGTGTGGCAGCCGTTCGCCGCCCGGTTCGCGGCGCTTGCCCAGGGCCGGCTACCGGACGCGGAGCCCCGGCGGACGCTGCCGCTCCTCGGACACTAG
- a CDS encoding bifunctional [glutamine synthetase] adenylyltransferase/[glutamine synthetase]-adenylyl-L-tyrosine phosphorylase, translating into MTRPTSAPGRLARYGFGVGDGGGVGTGAGRATELLGPDGLGLWDVVALEPVDEPAGELLTALSRAADPDLALRQLHRIVEAERRSAADPDSSALITGMHADPGLRRRMVAVLGASSALGDHLVANPEQWQALSTGADGLPPSAEGMLFPEGATETDTARRLPAVAALRQAYRLALLRIAAADLTGGRGLEQTMAAISALADATLGAAYDIAVGELADGTPVPRLAVVAMGKCGGDELNYVSDVDVIFVAATDEDLPAATQIATRLIHICGLVAWPVDAALRPEGNRGPLVRTLASHLAYYRRWARTWEFQALLKARPAAGDAELAGEWIDQLAPLVWRAAERPEAVEDVRSMRRKIIDNIPPKELEREIKRGPGGLRDIEFAVQLLQLVHGRVDESLRSRGTLPALRALVAGGYVGRADGEALLRGYRFLRGVEHRLQLQGLRRTHTVPADPPALRWLAHALGYTASPGQSAVEAFRADWVGHATEVRRLHAKLLYRPLLESVARVPADGLRMTPEAARERLEILGFGDPVRALRHLEALTGGLTRTAAIQRTLLPVLLQEFADAPEPDRGLLNYRTVSDKLGGTPWYLRLLRDEGPVARRLARILAGSRYVADLLARDPEALRLLAEDAELTPRGTDVLRDGLAAAADRHLGGRGPQPANPTEAIRAVRALRSRELIRVACADVLHQAGSLTPARPSGGTGPVPPVRPERGTADAAMFDVTAVGAALSAVTDATLGAALRVARATQPTMPGLRFAVIGVGRLGGYEMNYLSDADVLFVYDPPPGVAEDAASTAARGIAEELRRLLGMPAPDPPLGVDADLRPEGRQGPLVRSLAAYAQYYARWSKVWEAQALLRARYVCGDADLGTEFEAVADPVRYPEQGLTREQVVEIRRIKARVETERLPRNADPATNTKLGRGGLADVEWAVQLMQLRHAGTLPELRCTRTLDALAAAREADVVDAADAAAMAAGWTMAAQVRNALMLVRGRAGDQLPRHGVELAGVVRLLGADDPGEFLDDYLRTARRSRAAAERVLNA; encoded by the coding sequence ATGACCAGACCGACCAGCGCGCCCGGCCGGCTCGCCCGGTACGGCTTCGGGGTGGGCGACGGTGGCGGGGTCGGGACCGGTGCCGGGCGGGCCACGGAACTACTCGGGCCGGACGGGCTCGGGCTGTGGGACGTCGTCGCTCTGGAACCGGTCGACGAGCCGGCCGGCGAACTGCTCACCGCGCTGTCCCGGGCCGCCGATCCCGACCTGGCGCTGCGGCAACTGCACCGGATCGTGGAGGCGGAACGCCGCTCGGCCGCCGACCCGGACAGTTCGGCACTGATCACCGGGATGCACGCCGACCCGGGGCTTCGACGCAGGATGGTCGCCGTCCTCGGGGCCTCGTCGGCGCTCGGCGACCACCTGGTGGCGAACCCGGAGCAGTGGCAGGCACTCTCCACCGGGGCGGACGGGTTGCCGCCCAGCGCCGAGGGAATGCTGTTTCCGGAAGGCGCCACCGAGACGGATACCGCTCGGCGGCTGCCGGCGGTGGCCGCGCTGCGGCAGGCGTACCGGCTGGCCCTGCTGCGGATCGCGGCGGCCGACCTGACCGGCGGGCGCGGCCTGGAGCAGACCATGGCGGCGATCTCCGCGCTGGCCGATGCCACCCTGGGCGCGGCGTACGACATCGCGGTCGGCGAGCTGGCGGACGGTACCCCGGTGCCCCGGCTCGCCGTGGTGGCGATGGGCAAGTGCGGCGGCGACGAGCTGAACTACGTCTCCGACGTCGACGTCATCTTCGTGGCCGCGACGGACGAGGACCTGCCCGCCGCCACCCAGATCGCGACCCGGTTGATCCACATCTGTGGGCTGGTGGCCTGGCCGGTGGATGCCGCGCTGCGGCCCGAGGGGAACCGTGGCCCGCTGGTGCGTACCCTCGCCAGTCATCTCGCCTACTACCGACGGTGGGCCCGGACCTGGGAGTTCCAGGCGCTGCTCAAGGCACGTCCGGCGGCCGGGGACGCCGAGTTGGCCGGGGAGTGGATCGACCAGCTCGCCCCGCTGGTCTGGCGGGCGGCGGAGCGTCCGGAGGCCGTCGAGGACGTTCGGTCCATGCGCCGGAAGATCATCGACAACATCCCACCCAAGGAGCTGGAGCGCGAGATCAAGCGCGGTCCGGGTGGGCTGCGGGACATCGAGTTCGCCGTACAGCTCCTCCAGCTCGTACACGGGCGGGTCGACGAGTCGCTGCGGTCCCGGGGCACGCTTCCGGCACTTCGGGCGCTGGTCGCGGGCGGCTACGTCGGCCGGGCCGACGGTGAGGCTCTGTTGCGCGGGTACAGGTTCCTGCGTGGCGTCGAACACCGGCTCCAGTTGCAGGGCCTGCGGCGTACCCACACCGTGCCGGCGGATCCGCCCGCGCTGCGTTGGCTGGCCCACGCGCTCGGCTACACCGCATCGCCGGGCCAGAGCGCCGTCGAGGCGTTCCGGGCCGACTGGGTCGGGCATGCCACCGAGGTACGTCGACTGCACGCCAAACTGCTCTACCGGCCGCTGCTGGAGTCGGTCGCCCGGGTACCGGCCGACGGCCTGCGGATGACCCCGGAGGCGGCCCGGGAGCGACTGGAGATCCTCGGATTCGGCGATCCGGTTCGGGCGCTGCGTCACCTGGAGGCCCTCACCGGCGGGCTGACCCGGACGGCGGCGATCCAGCGGACCCTGCTTCCGGTGCTGCTCCAGGAGTTCGCCGACGCGCCGGAGCCCGACCGGGGACTGCTCAACTACCGGACGGTCTCCGACAAGCTCGGCGGCACCCCGTGGTACCTGCGGCTGCTGCGTGACGAGGGGCCGGTGGCCCGCCGGTTGGCCCGGATCCTGGCCGGTTCCCGCTACGTCGCGGACCTGCTGGCCCGGGACCCGGAGGCGCTCCGGCTGCTCGCCGAGGACGCCGAACTGACCCCACGCGGCACCGACGTACTGCGCGACGGGCTGGCCGCCGCGGCCGACCGGCACCTCGGCGGCCGGGGACCGCAGCCGGCCAACCCGACCGAGGCGATCCGGGCGGTCCGGGCGCTACGCAGCCGGGAACTGATCCGGGTCGCCTGTGCCGACGTGCTCCACCAGGCCGGTTCGCTGACCCCGGCCCGTCCGAGCGGCGGGACCGGACCGGTGCCGCCGGTCCGCCCGGAACGGGGTACGGCAGACGCGGCGATGTTTGATGTCACCGCGGTCGGCGCGGCGCTCTCCGCCGTCACCGACGCCACCCTCGGGGCGGCGCTGCGGGTGGCCCGGGCGACCCAGCCGACGATGCCCGGACTCCGGTTCGCGGTCATCGGTGTGGGCCGGCTCGGCGGGTACGAGATGAACTACCTCTCCGACGCCGACGTGCTGTTCGTCTACGACCCCCCACCGGGAGTGGCCGAGGACGCGGCGAGTACGGCGGCCCGGGGAATCGCCGAGGAGCTGCGCCGGCTGCTCGGGATGCCGGCGCCCGATCCGCCGCTCGGAGTCGACGCCGACCTGCGCCCCGAGGGCCGGCAGGGGCCGCTGGTCCGCAGCCTGGCCGCGTACGCGCAGTACTACGCCCGCTGGTCGAAGGTCTGGGAGGCGCAGGCCCTGCTGCGTGCCCGGTACGTCTGCGGCGACGCCGATCTCGGCACCGAGTTCGAGGCCGTCGCCGATCCGGTCCGCTATCCGGAGCAGGGACTGACCCGGGAGCAGGTGGTGGAGATCCGGCGGATCAAGGCCCGGGTGGAGACCGAGCGGCTGCCCCGGAACGCCGATCCGGCGACCAATACCAAACTGGGCCGGGGCGGGCTGGCCGACGTGGAGTGGGCGGTGCAGTTGATGCAGCTCCGGCACGCCGGCACGCTGCCGGAACTGCGCTGCACCCGTACCCTCGACGCGCTGGCCGCCGCCCGGGAGGCCGACGTCGTCGACGCCGCCGACGCCGCCGCGATGGCCGCCGGCTGGACCATGGCGGCGCAGGTACGCAACGCGTTGATGCTGGTACGCGGCCGGGCCGGCGACCAGTTGCCCCGGCACGGGGTCGAACTCGCCGGCGTGGTCCGACTGCTCGGTGCCGACGATCCGGGCGAGTTCCTCGACGACTACCTGCGAACCGCGCGGCGCAGCCGGGCCGCTGCGGAACGCGTACTCAATGCCTGA
- a CDS encoding S66 peptidase family protein, whose amino-acid sequence MLDDQAVRPPALRPGDTVLLVSPSGPTRPERVARGVELLTSWGLRPVLAPNAYAQRGYLAGDDALRAADLNAAFADPAVRGVLCTRGGYGAQRVVDALDMAPVRNDPKVVAGFSDITALQLALWRGARLATVHGPGAAWLDERTPPASAESLRAALMSTEPVVVHRLATEETAPVHVPGTSTGPLIGGNLCLIVSSLGTPDMPDLTGAILLIEDVGEPPYKVDRMLTHLRRAGVLAGVAGVAVGQFTDCADSWAIGVAEVLAERLGDLGVPVLGGLPIGHGVGQLTVPVGVPATLDATAGTLTVSPAVR is encoded by the coding sequence GTGCTCGACGATCAGGCCGTACGCCCACCGGCGCTGCGCCCCGGGGACACGGTGCTGCTGGTGTCACCCTCGGGGCCGACCCGACCGGAACGGGTGGCCCGGGGCGTGGAACTCCTCACCAGTTGGGGCCTGCGTCCGGTCCTCGCCCCGAACGCGTACGCCCAGCGCGGCTATCTGGCCGGCGACGACGCACTCCGGGCCGCCGACCTCAACGCCGCCTTCGCCGATCCGGCGGTACGCGGTGTCCTCTGCACCCGAGGCGGCTATGGCGCCCAGCGGGTCGTCGACGCCCTCGACATGGCGCCGGTCCGAAACGATCCGAAGGTGGTGGCCGGGTTCTCCGACATCACCGCGCTGCAACTCGCGCTCTGGCGCGGCGCCCGGCTGGCCACCGTGCACGGGCCGGGAGCCGCCTGGCTGGACGAGCGCACCCCGCCGGCCTCGGCAGAGTCGTTGCGCGCCGCGCTGATGAGCACCGAGCCGGTGGTGGTGCACCGGCTGGCAACCGAGGAGACCGCTCCGGTGCACGTCCCCGGTACGTCCACCGGCCCGCTGATCGGCGGCAACCTCTGCCTGATCGTGTCGTCGTTGGGGACTCCGGACATGCCGGACCTGACCGGGGCGATCCTGTTGATCGAGGACGTCGGGGAGCCGCCGTACAAGGTCGACCGGATGCTCACCCATCTACGCCGGGCCGGGGTGCTGGCCGGGGTGGCCGGGGTGGCGGTGGGCCAGTTCACCGACTGCGCCGACAGCTGGGCGATCGGGGTGGCCGAGGTGCTGGCCGAACGGCTGGGTGACCTGGGGGTGCCGGTGCTCGGCGGGCTGCCGATCGGGCACGGAGTCGGCCAGCTCACTGTGCCGGTGGGCGTACCCGCGACCCTGGACGCCACCGCCGGCACCCTGACCGTCTCCCCCGCCGTACGTTGA